One genomic segment of Salinigranum rubrum includes these proteins:
- a CDS encoding thiolase C-terminal domain-containing protein encodes MSEPRLVTVGLSDLGRTDLPGRDLFSAALADAFEGLPDPAEVVDALYLGNQSEQYENQIMQGTLMAEWAGLRYVPAERVEGCAAAGALALKNAVRDVRAGVHDAVLACGVEKMTAGGTEGATNALAAAFDRALEQRSGVTAPAQYALLAQRYLHDTEATETDLARIAVKNHRNGARNPNAMFQREIDVDTVLESAPVARPLKLYDCAPVTDGAAVALVTSADLADDLVDRDDQVRVAGSAVTANNIAVAERDMTFVEGAHRAASDAYEQAGVDAAAVDIAEVHDAFTVCEAMLSEAVGFAPRGRGVESALSPAERSEGWTDVHVNTSGGLKARGHPIGATGVAQAAEAYEQLTGRAGDRQRESEVALLLNEGGVADAVTAAHVLVGPGGVSR; translated from the coding sequence ATGTCCGAGCCACGACTCGTCACCGTCGGTCTGTCCGACCTCGGTCGGACAGACCTGCCCGGCCGGGACCTGTTCTCGGCCGCGCTCGCCGACGCGTTCGAGGGCCTCCCGGACCCCGCGGAGGTCGTCGACGCGCTCTACCTGGGCAACCAGTCCGAACAGTACGAGAACCAGATCATGCAGGGGACGCTGATGGCCGAGTGGGCCGGCCTCCGGTACGTCCCGGCCGAGCGCGTCGAGGGCTGTGCCGCCGCGGGCGCGCTCGCGCTGAAGAACGCCGTCCGGGACGTCCGCGCGGGCGTCCACGACGCGGTTCTCGCCTGCGGCGTCGAGAAGATGACCGCGGGCGGGACCGAGGGCGCGACGAACGCGCTGGCGGCGGCGTTCGACCGCGCGCTCGAACAGCGGTCGGGGGTGACCGCGCCGGCGCAGTACGCGCTGCTCGCCCAGCGGTACCTCCACGACACCGAGGCGACCGAGACCGACCTCGCCCGCATCGCCGTCAAGAACCACCGCAACGGCGCGCGTAACCCGAACGCCATGTTCCAGCGGGAGATCGACGTCGACACGGTCCTCGAATCGGCGCCGGTGGCCCGACCGCTGAAGCTGTACGACTGCGCGCCCGTCACCGACGGGGCCGCCGTCGCACTCGTGACGAGCGCCGACCTCGCCGACGACCTGGTCGACCGGGACGACCAGGTCCGCGTCGCCGGATCGGCCGTCACCGCGAACAACATCGCCGTCGCCGAGCGGGACATGACGTTCGTCGAGGGCGCACACCGCGCCGCGAGCGACGCCTACGAGCAGGCCGGCGTCGACGCCGCCGCCGTCGACATCGCGGAGGTCCACGACGCCTTCACCGTCTGCGAGGCGATGCTCTCGGAGGCCGTCGGCTTCGCGCCCCGCGGCCGAGGGGTGGAGTCCGCGCTTTCCCCCGCCGAACGCAGCGAGGGCTGGACCGACGTCCACGTCAACACCAGCGGCGGCCTGAAGGCCCGCGGCCACCCCATCGGCGCGACCGGCGTCGCCCAGGCCGCCGAGGCGTACGAACAGTTGACCGGACGCGCCGGCGACCGCCAGCGCGAATCGGAGGTGGCGCTCCTGCTCAACGAGGGCGGCGTCGCCGACGCGGTGACGGCCGCGCACGTCCTCGTCGGGCCCGGGGGGGTGTCGCGATGA
- a CDS encoding Zn-ribbon domain-containing OB-fold protein, producing the protein MTDGYDSDRGAADDAETDAARPLAREDVAADSPFTLPGFFDALADDRLLAAECRDCDAVLVPPRPACYECGSRRVSLSEQSKTGTVYSYTEISRPPTAFEDLAPLTLAVVELDSGGRLTGRVDAAYEDLDIGTPVEMATREPDFDAEAVLSYEADWPIHVFEPLE; encoded by the coding sequence ATGACCGACGGCTACGACAGCGACCGCGGCGCTGCGGACGACGCCGAAACCGACGCCGCCCGTCCGCTCGCGCGCGAGGACGTCGCCGCCGACAGTCCGTTCACGCTCCCGGGCTTCTTCGACGCGCTCGCCGACGACCGCCTGCTCGCCGCCGAGTGCCGCGACTGCGACGCCGTGTTGGTGCCGCCGCGCCCCGCCTGCTACGAGTGCGGGAGTCGCCGCGTGTCCCTCTCGGAGCAGTCGAAGACGGGGACCGTCTACTCCTACACGGAGATCAGCCGCCCGCCGACGGCGTTCGAAGACCTCGCGCCGCTCACCCTCGCCGTCGTCGAGTTAGACTCCGGCGGCCGACTCACTGGCCGTGTCGACGCCGCGTACGAGGACCTCGACATCGGGACGCCGGTCGAGATGGCGACCCGAGAACCGGACTTCGACGCCGAGGCGGTCCTCTCGTACGAGGCCGACTGGCCGATTCACGTCTTCGAGCCGCTGGAGTGA
- a CDS encoding lasso peptide biosynthesis B2 protein, with translation MSRVARFRAFPPSDRVALVQAAALLVLSRALLVTRRVSVRRVAATVDRVCSWLPVPSTEAPTVDRLVWAVDVASRTVPVETTCLPRALTGSALLARYGYASTLRIGVRREGGEFAAHAWVERDGRVVLGDLPDLEMFVPLPLDELPGAWSDDRGANRSR, from the coding sequence GTGTCCAGAGTAGCTCGGTTCCGCGCGTTCCCGCCGAGCGACCGGGTCGCGCTCGTCCAAGCGGCGGCGTTGCTCGTTCTCTCCCGGGCGCTCCTCGTCACCCGCCGGGTCTCGGTGCGCCGCGTCGCCGCGACGGTCGACCGCGTCTGCTCGTGGCTTCCGGTCCCCTCGACGGAGGCGCCGACGGTCGACCGACTCGTCTGGGCGGTCGACGTCGCGAGTCGGACCGTCCCGGTCGAGACGACCTGTCTCCCCCGCGCACTGACCGGCAGCGCGTTGCTCGCGCGGTACGGCTACGCCTCGACGCTTCGGATCGGCGTCCGCCGGGAGGGTGGTGAGTTCGCGGCGCACGCGTGGGTCGAACGCGACGGGCGGGTCGTCCTCGGCGACCTCCCGGACCTCGAAATGTTCGTCCCGCTCCCGCTCGACGAACTCCCGGGGGCGTGGTCGGACGACCGGGGCGCGAACCGGTCGCGTTAG
- a CDS encoding PqqD family protein, which produces MTALDADTTVVATSDSVSADVGGERVLLNVAAGTYHGMNAVGSRVFDLVDEPRPVRAVVESVREEFDVDAATADDDVRAFLSELVEAGLVAVVDPA; this is translated from the coding sequence ATGACAGCACTCGATGCGGACACGACGGTGGTCGCGACGTCCGACTCGGTCTCGGCGGACGTCGGCGGGGAGCGCGTCCTCCTGAACGTCGCCGCGGGAACGTACCACGGGATGAACGCGGTCGGGTCGCGGGTGTTCGACCTCGTCGACGAGCCACGGCCCGTCCGGGCGGTCGTCGAATCGGTCCGCGAGGAGTTCGACGTCGACGCCGCGACGGCCGACGACGACGTCCGCGCGTTCCTCTCGGAGTTGGTCGAGGCGGGACTGGTCGCCGTCGTCGACCCGGCGTGA
- a CDS encoding ABC transporter ATP-binding protein, which yields MSASQRRRERLDALATVARYDPVRFVAVVVLSLLTAVFEGLGLSFLLPVVERATAESLATPATDGAVGLFADAYAAVGVPFTLGTVLAGAGVAVGLRFGTAILVRYLRVRLVTDYVRDLKTDVFEAVLDADLAYLDDRGSDDLLNTLVTQSSYPARVLGSVLKTVEQTLLAAVYVSLALVVEPILTLVAFVVLGGVTLGIRSAVGAAYDVGGRIADANRSMQSHAQSGVQGLREVRLFGLEPTVADRYAEAVDDYADATVGLAVRQALVTNLHKFAAAVVVIGLMYAALVWSALSLGAVGLFFFTMLRLAPTVSSIHGGVYYIDGELPHLVDTLRDLHELRERPAVTGGDAPVPEPVTSVALDRVTFRYGDDESGLTDATLHARRGEFVAVVGESGAGKSTVVSLLARLYDPDAGAVRVDGVDLRTVDAPAWRERVAVVRQNPYVFDDTLRNNVLVGRPDADDAAVERACRAAGVDAFARALPAGYDTRLGEDAVRLSGGQRQRVAIARALLRSPAVLLLDEATSNLDATTEREVLAAVREASADAVVVAVTHRLASVADADRIYTVAEGRVVESGRHADLVRAGGPYADLFSARELAVRPDGGGGEDGGDVTNDGSRGDAP from the coding sequence GTGAGTGCGAGCCAGCGTCGGCGCGAACGGCTCGACGCGCTGGCGACCGTCGCCCGCTACGACCCGGTACGGTTCGTCGCCGTCGTCGTCCTCAGCCTCCTGACCGCGGTGTTCGAGGGGCTGGGGCTGAGCTTCCTCCTCCCGGTGGTCGAGCGCGCCACCGCCGAGAGCCTCGCGACGCCCGCGACGGACGGCGCGGTCGGGCTGTTCGCCGACGCGTACGCCGCCGTCGGCGTCCCGTTCACACTCGGCACCGTCCTCGCCGGCGCGGGGGTCGCCGTCGGCCTCCGGTTCGGAACGGCCATCCTCGTCCGCTACCTCCGGGTGCGACTCGTCACCGACTACGTCCGCGACCTGAAGACCGACGTCTTCGAGGCCGTCCTCGACGCCGACCTCGCGTATCTCGACGACCGGGGCTCCGACGACCTCCTGAACACGCTCGTCACGCAGTCGAGCTACCCGGCCCGCGTGCTGGGGAGCGTCCTGAAGACCGTCGAGCAGACGCTGCTGGCGGCGGTGTACGTCTCCCTCGCGCTCGTGGTCGAGCCGATTTTGACGCTCGTGGCGTTCGTCGTTCTCGGCGGCGTCACGCTGGGGATTCGGTCGGCTGTCGGCGCCGCCTACGACGTCGGGGGCCGAATCGCGGACGCCAACCGGTCGATGCAGTCGCACGCGCAGTCGGGCGTTCAGGGGCTCCGCGAGGTCCGTCTGTTCGGCCTCGAACCGACCGTCGCCGACCGGTACGCCGAGGCGGTCGACGACTACGCCGACGCGACCGTCGGCCTCGCGGTGCGGCAGGCGCTGGTGACGAATCTCCACAAGTTCGCGGCCGCCGTCGTGGTCATCGGGCTGATGTACGCCGCGCTCGTCTGGTCCGCGCTCTCTTTGGGCGCGGTCGGGCTGTTCTTCTTCACGATGCTCAGGCTCGCGCCGACGGTGTCGTCCATCCACGGCGGGGTCTACTACATCGACGGCGAACTCCCGCACCTGGTCGACACGCTCCGCGACCTGCACGAACTGCGCGAGCGCCCCGCCGTCACGGGCGGGGACGCGCCCGTCCCCGAGCCGGTGACCTCGGTTGCACTCGACCGCGTCACCTTCCGGTACGGCGACGACGAGAGCGGGCTGACGGACGCGACGCTCCACGCGAGGCGGGGCGAGTTCGTCGCCGTCGTCGGCGAGTCCGGCGCGGGCAAGTCGACGGTCGTCTCGCTCCTCGCGCGACTGTACGACCCCGACGCGGGCGCGGTCCGTGTCGACGGCGTCGACCTCCGGACGGTCGACGCCCCCGCGTGGCGCGAGCGCGTCGCCGTCGTCAGACAGAACCCGTACGTCTTCGACGACACGCTCCGGAACAACGTCCTCGTCGGGCGGCCGGACGCGGACGACGCGGCCGTCGAGCGGGCCTGTCGAGCCGCGGGCGTCGACGCGTTCGCCCGCGCGCTCCCGGCGGGGTACGACACCCGCCTCGGCGAGGACGCGGTCCGCCTCTCGGGGGGGCAGCGCCAGCGCGTCGCCATCGCGCGGGCGCTGCTCCGGTCGCCCGCGGTACTCTTGCTCGACGAGGCGACGAGCAACCTCGACGCGACGACCGAACGGGAGGTGCTCGCGGCCGTTCGCGAGGCGTCGGCCGACGCCGTCGTCGTCGCCGTCACCCACCGACTCGCGAGCGTCGCCGACGCCGACCGCATCTACACCGTCGCCGAGGGCCGCGTCGTCGAATCCGGCCGACACGCGGACCTGGTGCGCGCGGGCGGCCCCTACGCCGACCTCTTCTCCGCGCGCGAACTGGCGGTGCGTCCCGACGGCGGGGGTGGCGAGGACGGCGGCGATGTCACGAACGACGGTTCTCGAGGGGACGCCCCGTAG
- a CDS encoding nucleotidyltransferase domain-containing protein, translating into MTRSDPGVVDAAATRSDAPATAMSTPAATDGTDIPDAHGRAAVDLVRCLARPTPSGDERADAVALARESDPKEVLAAASALGVGPLVCTHVENGGEAFPAALRDQTGEYRRRMMARSLHLLTALHAILDAFGASGVRALAYKGPVLATVAYGDVGGRAFSDLDLFVPREDLPAAATALADLGFALDPEDPTRFSPADVARGGHVVRPPAEFRFVRHDGVVVELRWRLGSRVRPFPLTFDDCWNRRVDVVVGGRSVPTFGHEDRLLVLARHGAKHHWNRLGWAVDVAALLTRVDVDWPVVEARADALGARRVLAACVLLAAETADAPVPPLVLARARADPRVRTVVADAVTDYDTEPLTAAFGVDGPRARIVDALLCDSRRAWLLYRLRLGFEPQEVDAETVPLPRALHRLYHVVRPLRLASALWRPDTEGRERR; encoded by the coding sequence GTGACCCGATCCGACCCGGGAGTCGTCGACGCGGCGGCGACGCGGTCCGACGCCCCCGCGACTGCGATGTCGACCCCCGCAGCGACCGACGGAACCGACATCCCGGACGCCCACGGACGCGCCGCCGTCGACCTCGTCCGGTGTCTGGCGCGTCCGACACCGAGCGGCGACGAGCGAGCGGACGCGGTGGCGCTCGCACGCGAGTCCGACCCGAAGGAGGTGCTCGCCGCGGCGTCCGCCCTCGGCGTCGGGCCGCTCGTTTGCACCCACGTCGAGAACGGGGGCGAAGCGTTCCCCGCTGCGCTTCGAGACCAGACGGGGGAGTACCGCCGGCGGATGATGGCGCGGAGCCTCCACCTCCTCACCGCGCTGCACGCGATACTCGACGCGTTCGGGGCCAGCGGCGTCCGCGCACTCGCCTACAAGGGGCCGGTCCTGGCGACGGTCGCCTACGGCGACGTCGGCGGCCGCGCCTTCTCCGACCTGGACCTGTTCGTGCCGCGGGAGGACCTGCCGGCCGCGGCGACAGCGCTCGCCGACCTCGGCTTCGCACTCGACCCCGAGGACCCAACCCGGTTCTCGCCCGCCGACGTCGCCCGCGGCGGCCACGTCGTCAGACCGCCTGCGGAGTTCCGCTTTGTGAGACACGACGGCGTCGTGGTCGAACTCCGCTGGCGACTCGGCTCCCGCGTCCGCCCGTTCCCGCTCACGTTCGACGACTGCTGGAATCGCCGGGTCGACGTCGTCGTCGGGGGGCGGTCCGTCCCCACGTTCGGTCACGAGGACCGCTTGCTGGTGCTGGCCCGCCACGGGGCCAAACACCACTGGAACCGCCTCGGCTGGGCCGTCGACGTCGCCGCCCTGCTGACCCGCGTCGACGTGGACTGGCCGGTCGTCGAAGCTCGCGCGGACGCGCTGGGTGCTCGGCGCGTCCTCGCGGCCTGCGTCCTGCTCGCGGCCGAGACGGCCGACGCCCCGGTCCCCCCGCTCGTGCTCGCGCGGGCGCGGGCCGACCCGAGGGTCCGAACCGTCGTCGCCGACGCGGTGACCGACTACGACACCGAGCCCCTGACGGCCGCCTTCGGCGTCGACGGCCCCCGTGCCCGCATCGTCGACGCCCTCCTCTGTGACTCGCGCCGTGCGTGGCTGCTGTACCGGCTCCGTCTCGGCTTCGAGCCCCAGGAGGTCGACGCCGAGACCGTTCCGCTCCCGCGTGCGCTGCACCGTCTCTACCACGTCGTCCGACCCCTGCGGCTCGCCAGCGCGCTCTGGCGGCCGGATACGGAAGGACGTGAGAGGCGGTGA
- a CDS encoding HPr kinase/phosphorylase, with amino-acid sequence MTASGSPSRYTAFGLSVASALPLPELPPGPSDTEPDVTVELGTVPGELGEDGRPRLVFDDPREFTLVYPACRVRVSDGVSIVVDPAEGARERDVRWIVLGSAFNFLLHQRGHLVLHGSTVGVDGVAVAFVGASGAGKSTLAAAFVDAGHRALADDIVAVRVTETGPLVRPGFASLKLDDDAAAYLADGLAPVADGGTAAHTEQRPTNTERFYRARDGDSAELPLGAVYRVLDGDELSITPLPPAAAAIELARNAYTIGTHGRREEASLALDRSVAVASAVPVARLERPREFESLGDVVRAVEDELGRERGQ; translated from the coding sequence ATGACAGCCAGCGGCTCCCCCTCTCGGTACACGGCGTTCGGCCTCAGCGTCGCTTCGGCGCTCCCGCTGCCAGAACTCCCGCCCGGGCCGTCCGACACGGAACCGGACGTGACCGTCGAACTCGGGACGGTGCCGGGCGAACTCGGAGAGGACGGGAGACCGCGACTCGTCTTCGACGACCCCAGGGAGTTCACGCTCGTCTACCCCGCCTGTCGGGTCCGCGTCAGCGACGGCGTCTCCATCGTCGTCGACCCCGCCGAGGGAGCCAGAGAGCGGGACGTCCGTTGGATCGTCCTCGGTTCGGCGTTCAACTTCCTGCTCCACCAGCGGGGGCACCTCGTCCTCCACGGAAGTACCGTCGGCGTCGACGGCGTCGCCGTCGCGTTCGTCGGGGCCTCGGGCGCGGGCAAGTCGACGCTGGCCGCGGCGTTCGTCGACGCCGGCCACCGCGCCCTCGCCGACGACATCGTCGCGGTCCGGGTGACGGAGACGGGGCCGCTCGTCCGCCCGGGGTTCGCGTCGCTGAAACTCGACGACGACGCCGCGGCATATCTCGCTGACGGCCTCGCGCCCGTCGCGGACGGCGGGACGGCGGCTCACACCGAGCAGCGACCGACGAACACGGAGCGGTTCTACCGGGCGAGAGACGGAGACAGCGCCGAACTCCCGCTGGGGGCGGTCTACCGCGTGCTCGACGGCGACGAACTATCCATCACGCCGCTACCGCCCGCGGCGGCGGCCATCGAACTCGCGCGCAACGCCTACACCATCGGGACGCACGGTCGCCGCGAAGAGGCGTCGCTCGCCCTGGACCGGTCAGTGGCCGTCGCAAGCGCTGTCCCCGTCGCTCGACTCGAACGCCCTCGCGAGTTCGAATCGCTCGGAGACGTGGTCCGGGCCGTCGAGGACGAACTGGGCCGGGAGCGCGGACAGTGA
- a CDS encoding lasso RiPP family leader peptide-containing protein has product MTYEKPTLETYGHVESLTQVYDNGSYPVKVE; this is encoded by the coding sequence ATGACCTACGAAAAACCCACCCTCGAAACGTACGGACACGTCGAATCGCTCACCCAGGTATACGACAACGGAAGCTACCCGGTCAAAGTCGAATAG
- a CDS encoding lasso RiPP family leader peptide-containing protein: MTYEKPTLETYGRVESLTQGGDYNGSEPTYF; this comes from the coding sequence ATGACCTACGAGAAACCCACCCTCGAAACGTACGGTCGCGTCGAATCGCTCACCCAGGGAGGAGACTACAACGGGAGCGAACCGACCTACTTCTAG
- a CDS encoding GNAT family N-acetyltransferase, with product MSRDTIVHPDHRRRGLFTASTEYSLDQYADSDVAFVFSHSNANSRPGYRKMGWQYAAWQVTRYRPRDTTAFVAHRLGRDKRFASPLPGVATDLYVAARDRLRRTGEEFEVSATDGVTIDTLASLHDRPSGRPDGVHPVFDEATLRYFLGSPEFARPRTYVARAHGEVVAALVVCHRRFHGTNWLSVAHVAPLAGGDRWEGALSTLLGHAIADAPDVDAYRVAIPFPESVLASHGFLSDRHPPMSLLEPPRLKLGIRPLDGNWSLGGASLLDAEPLWTLSG from the coding sequence TTGAGCCGCGACACCATCGTCCACCCCGACCACCGCCGCCGAGGTCTGTTCACCGCCTCGACGGAGTACTCGCTCGACCAGTACGCCGACAGCGACGTCGCGTTCGTCTTCTCGCACTCGAACGCCAACTCCCGCCCCGGCTACCGGAAGATGGGGTGGCAGTACGCCGCGTGGCAGGTGACCCGCTACCGGCCCCGGGACACGACCGCGTTCGTCGCTCATCGACTCGGCCGGGACAAGCGGTTCGCGTCGCCGCTTCCGGGTGTCGCCACCGACCTCTACGTCGCCGCCCGCGACCGTCTCCGGCGCACCGGCGAGGAGTTCGAGGTGTCGGCCACCGACGGCGTGACCATCGATACCCTCGCCTCCCTTCACGACCGGCCGTCGGGCCGTCCGGACGGCGTCCACCCCGTCTTCGACGAGGCGACGCTTCGGTACTTCCTCGGGAGCCCGGAGTTCGCACGGCCACGGACGTACGTCGCCCGGGCGCACGGCGAAGTCGTCGCCGCGCTCGTCGTCTGCCACCGGCGGTTCCACGGGACGAACTGGCTCTCCGTCGCCCACGTCGCGCCGCTCGCCGGCGGCGACCGCTGGGAGGGGGCGCTGTCGACGCTCCTCGGTCACGCAATCGCCGACGCCCCCGACGTCGACGCCTACCGCGTCGCCATCCCCTTCCCGGAGTCGGTGCTCGCCTCGCACGGGTTCCTCTCCGACCGCCACCCGCCGATGTCGCTCCTGGAACCGCCGCGGTTGAAACTCGGTATCCGCCCGCTCGACGGGAACTGGTCGCTCGGCGGCGCGTCGTTGCTCGATGCCGAACCGCTCTGGACGCTCAGCGGGTAA